Below is a window of Streptomyces sp. ITFR-16 DNA.
GACGGGGGCCGACGCAGGCTGGGTGGGACGGACCGCCGCCCCGTGGAGGTGACCTGATGAAACCCCACCGCGAGCCACCGGGCTGGGGCGCGCTCCAGCCCCCGCCGGGCTACTACTCGGCGGACGGGCGCCCGCCGGACGCCATGCAGCGCGCCCTGATCCTCGACTGGGCCGTCAACCAGCGCATCGCGAGCGGCTGGCGCGTGGAGTCCCGCTCCGATACGCAGGTCGTCATGGTGCGCGGCAAACCCCTCAACCATGTGCTGCACGCCCTGCTGACGGTGTTCAGCTGCTTTCTGTGGGGCGTGGCCTGGCTGGTGCTCGCCGTGACCAACAAGGTCGAACGCGTGGCGCTCACCGTTGACGCGATGGGCGACATCGTCACGGTCAACGGACCTGGCCGGACCGCCTGAGGGCCTCGCCCACCGCCTCCGCTTCCCCGGCCGGGACCACCGCCGCGACCGCCCCCGCCGGCTGTGCGGCCCGCCTGCGCAGGGAACGCACCGCCTCGGCGGCGCAGAACGCCGCCAGCACGCCCAGCGCCCCGTACAGCGGCCAGTCGCCCAGCCGGACGTACAGCGTCGTGCCACGGGCCAGCGGAACGTCGAAGACGGCCGCGCCGCTCGTGTCCGTACCGATCCGGGGCCCGGCGGACTCGCCGTGCGGGCCGTACACCGCGCTGACGCCCGTCAGCGTGGCGTGCACCATCGGGCGGCCGTTCTCGGCGGCCCGCAGCGCTCCGAGCGAGGCGTGCTGGCCGGGGGCCCAGCCGTGCTGGAACGACGCGGTGGAGGACTGGGCGATCAGCAGCTGCGCACCGTCCCGGGTGAGCTGCCGGCTCATGTCGGGGAACGCCGACTCGAAGCAGACCAGCGGGCCGACGCGCAGGCCGTCCGCGCCCGGCAGCCTCATCGTCACCTGGCGGGTGCCGCGCAGCCGGTCCTCACCGGCCGCCTTCCCCATCGAGGTGGCCCAGCCGAGCGCCGAGCGGGCCGGGATGTACTCGCCGAAGGGGACGAGCCGCATCTTGTCGTAGCGGTCCCCGGTCAGCCCCTGCGGTCCGACCAGCACGGCCCGCTTGAAGATGCCGGTCCGGCCCGAGCCGTCCGTCTGCCGGGCGTCCGCGTTCACCAGCACATCCGCGCCCACCAGCCGCGACAGCGCCGCGATCCGGGCGGCGACATCGGGCCGCCGGACCGGGTCGACGCCGAGGCTGCTCTCGCCCCACACCACCAGGTCGAGGTCCCGCCCCGCCAGCGAGCGCGTCAGCTCCTCGCTGCGGGCGAGCCGCCGCTGCACGCTGCCCGGCCCCTCGACCACACCGGGCTGCACGACGGCGATCCGGGCCGTTCCCGACCGCTCGGGTTGCGGCGCCCACACCCACACCGAACCCAGTGCCAGCGCCCCCACCACGAGCGAGACGGTGGCCGCCGTACGGGCTGCGGAGGCCACGAGCAGCAGGGTGAGCGCGGTGTTCACCGCCACCACCATCAGGCTCACCAGCCACACCCCGCCCACCGAGGCCAGCCGCAGCGCGGGCGTCACCTGCCACTGGCTCGCCCCGAGCAGCCCCCAGGGCCCGCCGAGCCCCTCCCAGGAGCGGACCAGCTCGATCATCAGCCAGCCGCACGGGACCACCACCATGGCGGCGGCCGCCGCCGCGCCGGACACCTGCCCCCGGAGCAGCCGCGCCACCAGCAGACCCCACGGCGCCCACAGCAGCCCGAGCAGGGCAGCCAGGACCACGATGAACACATGCAGGCTCGGCATCAGCCAGTGGTGCACGGCCAGCATGTAGCCGGTCCCGCCGAGCCAGGCGTCGAGCGCCGCCCTGCGCCCCGTACCGGCGGACCGGATCAGCAGCATCAGGGGGACCAGGGCGACGTAGGCGAACCACCACAGCGAGGGGGCGGGAAAGGCGAGCGCCGGCAGCGCGCCCGCCGTCAGTGCGGCGACGCCGCGCCCCAGGGGCGAGCCGAGTATCCGTCCGCCCCGCTCGCGCAGCTCTGCCCCGGTCCGCATGCCGCGCCTCCTCGTACCCGCTCGTGACCCGATGCCTCGGTGATCCGTTCCCGCTGTTCTTCCCCCAGTGTGGGGCAGCACAAGCGGATGGGGCCGGTCAGCCGGTGGCGAGACCGCCTGTGAGGCTGCGCCACTTCTCCTGCACCGTGACCTGCTGGACGCGCCAGCCGGCGTCGGTGCGCAGCAGCTCGAAGGCGTAGCGCCCGCCCGCGACGAAATCGGGGGCGGTCGAGCCGTCCGCCCCGGCGCCGTCCTGCGGCCGCCTCTCCAGCCGCATCGGGTTGAGGTAGTCGGCCCGCACCTGGGCCCGGTCGCCCGGGTAGCCGCCGAGGTCCTGGAGGTCCAGCCGGCGGTTCACGATCAGGTGCTGGCGTACGGGAAAGAGCCGGAGGGTCCGCTCCAGCCAGTCGGCGACCTCGGCAGCGGGCCCCTCGACGCCGCCCGCCGTGCGGTAGTCGGCGCGGCCCTCCGGGGTGAACAGGGCCAGGTAGTCCTCCCACGCGCCGTCGTCCACCGCCACGGCGTAGCCGGTGATCACTGCATCGATGGCGAGCCGGTCCATCACGGTCGAGAGATCCACACGCTGCGTCATCGGGTCAGTGTGTGCCCATGGGCGTCAGGGGCCAAGTCCCGTGCACCCGCGACGAGGTGGCGGGCGTCAGCAGGGGACGACCGCCACCGGGCCCAGGGCATGTGTGAGGGTCGTCTGCGCCACCGGTGAGAGGCCCAGCCCGAGGGACTCGCCGCCCTTGCGCCGTCCGATCACGGTCAGGGCGGCGGTCGCCGACGCCGTGACCAGGGTGCGCGCCGCAGAGCCGTTGACAGGCTCCTTCATGACCTCCACCTGCGGATACCTGGCACGCCAGCCCGCCGTCAGCTCGGCCAGGGAGCGTTCGGCCGCGCCGGCCGCCGCCTCCCGGTCGAAGACCGGACCGCCGGACAGCATCGACGAGAACATCGTCCAGCCGTGCACGATCCGCAGCCGTGCCCCGGGGCGCGCCGCCGCCGTCTCGAACGCGAACTCCAGCACCCCTTCACTGCTCTCGTCGGCGGCCACCCCGGCGACGACGTCGAGGAAGGCGTCCGCAGCGGCCTCCTCGGGGTCCTCGTCGCGCTGCCCGCCGTGGACGACGACCACGGGACACTTCGCCATCGACGCCGTCGCCAGGCTGTTGGACCCCAGCATCAGCGAACGGAAGCCGCCCAGGCCCCGCGAGCCGACCACCACCAGCGACGCGTCACGGCTCAGCGAGACCAGCGCCGCCGACGGGAAGTCGAGCGGTGCGAGGGTGGTGGGGCGCAGTCCGGGTGCGATCTCGTCCACCCGTCGCACGGACCGGGCCAGCAGCTCCTGGGCCTCGCGCTGCTGGGCCTCCTGCCCGGTGCGCCGGGTGAGCAGCCGGACGTGCGTGATCATCAGCGGAAGGGCCCGCCGGACCGCTTCCCGGGCCGCCCACTCCAGCGCGTCGCCGCTGTGCGATGACCCGTCGACCGCGGCGACGACGGGAAGCTCGGTGGTGCTCATGGCTGCCTCCGGAGTCCGGGTGTACGTGTCCCGGCTGTGCTGCGCGCCCGGGAGCTGGGCCGGGGCCCGCTTCGTACGTTACGGCCGCCCGCGCCCCGGTGCCGAGGCGGAGGCGCCCGCCCGGGGCCCCGGCACGGCATGCCGCCCCACGGTGTTCTCCTCGTCGGCCGGGGCGGCTGCGCCTATGCTCGCGGGATGGAGCAGAGCGAAGTCGTGAAGCGTGTGGTCGGCATCCTCACCGAAGCGGGCGAGATGCGCCGGCTCTTGGAGGAGAACCCCGACCGCGACGACCCCAGCACCGATTCGACCGTGGTGACCGCCCTCCTCAACGAGACGATGCCGAGGATCGCGATCCCCGAGGACGCCACGATCGAGGACGTGGTGGTCCTGGTAGGCCGTGAGGTCGGGGGAGCGGTGGAGCAGCTCGTCGGAGCGTTCACGCTGGCCTTCGCGATGCTGGCGCAAGTGCATGACGCGGGGCAGACGGACGTGACCTCAGCCGACGTGCTGCAGGATCTCGCCCTGCGGGCCGAGCAGTTCGGCTCCGAGGGGCCGGGCGAGACAGAGGTCTGAGGGCGGCCGGGACGCGGACCTGAGGGGCCGTCCGGCGGGGTGTGCCGCCCGGCGATGCGTCCGGGAAGGCGAATGACGGGCGGATACGGCGACGGCGCCGACGGCCGGGCCCGCGCCAACGGATAGTCTCAGCAGGCCTCGTCGGATACACCGGTGCCCTGGTGGGTGTGGGACCGGGACGGCGCCCCACCCCGAAGCCGCAGTGGTCCGAGGACCGGACGGCGCCTCGGGGCCCTCACAACCAACTGCGAAGCAACTGGAGACCCCGATGGCTGATACCCCGACGCGCCAGGTTCAGCGGCGCTCGGACGAGAGCGCGACGGGCTCGGCGCCCGAGGCCCCGGGCCGTGTCGAGGCCGTACCGACACCGCGCTACCAGGGGCTGTTCGTCGAACCCGACCTTCCGCCCTTCGTCGAGACCGAGTGAGACCGCCCGCACCCCGGGTCCGACGCCGCACTGCCCCTGTCCCGCTCCGGCGGGCCGGGGGCAGTGCGGCGTCCGGGGGGCGCGGGACGGCCCGCGACGGTGGCCGGGCGGCACATCGGGGAAGCTGTCGCCATGGACAACTCTGCCGACGAGAACGCAGCGGCCCGTATCGGCTACCGGCGATCGGCCGGATCGCCGCGCGGTGAGGCCCGGCGCCGGGAACTGCTGGAACGGGTCACCGAGGACCTGGCGGCCAACGGGCTCGTGGACTTCTCGCTGCGCCGGGCCGCACGGGCCGCCGGTGCCACCCACAAGGTGCTGCTCTACCACTTCGAGGGGGCCGACGACCTGCTCGTCCAGGCCGTGGTCCGGCTGCGCGAGCGGCGCATCCGGGCTGCGCTGGCCGCCGCGACCGAGGGACCGGTCCGCCGCTCGCTGGGGGACTGGGTCCGCGCGATCTGGCCCGTCCTGGTCGGCGAGGAGGCGCGGGTGCTGGACCAGGCCATCGGCCTCGCGATGTACGACTCCGACCGCTACGCCGCGCTCGGCCGCGAGGCGTCCCAGCAGTATCTGCCGACCCTGCTGTCCGTCTGCCCCGCTCACTGGAGCGACCGCCGCAAGCTGGAGGTCGCCGAGATGGTGCTCGCCACACTGCGCGGCTTCCTGGTCGACGCCCGTACCAGTGGCGACACCGAGGGCGTGGCCGCCGGATTCGACGCACTGGTCCGCGCGCTGGAACGGGAGGAGGCGGCCGACGCGTAGCACCGCGCTTTCCTCCGTACCCGCAGGGGCGGCCATGGACAGCGTGTGAACCACGTGGTTCACTTTTGGTGAGGCACGACTTCGTGAGCCATGAACGAGGCACGAAGGTGCGAGGCATGCGCACGCCCACCGGGAGGTCGGCATGGACACGTCCGTCAAGCGCGAGAAGGTCCGCTTCACCGTCGGGGGCACGCACTGCGCCGCCTGGCACTACCCGGGGACGAACGGCGGCTGCGTGATCATGGCCGCCGGCGGTGGCGTGACGAAGGAGCCGGGCACCGACCCGTTCGCCGCCCGGTTCCACGCCGCCGGGTTCACCGTCCTCGCCTTCGACTACCGGTGTCTCGGGGAGAGCGGCGGCGGCCCCCGCCAGACCGTGCGGATCAAGGACCAGCTGGAGGACTGGCAGGCGGCGATCGCCTTCGCCGCGTCCCTCCCGGAGACCGACCCGGCGCGGATCGCCGTCTGGGGCTTCTCCCTCTCCGGCGGGCACGTCCTGCGCGTCGCGGCCCGCAATCCCCGGCTGGCCGCAGCGGTCGCCCAGACGGCCAACACCGACGGGCCCACCGCCTCACGCAGCGCGTCCCGCTTTCAGAAGCCCGTGGCGACGCTCCGGCTCACCGGCAGAATCCTCCTGGACGCGCTCGGCGGGCTGCTCGGCCGGCGCCCCCTGCTCGTGCCGCTCGCCGGCGAGCCGGGCACCGTCGCGATGCTCACCACGCCGGACGGCGTTCAGGGCGACCGCGCCCTCAACCCGGGCAACAGGTACCCGGAATGGCAGCAGGAGATCGCCGCCCGCTCGATCCCGGGCATCGCCCTCTACCGGCCGGGCCGCGACACCCCGCGGGTGCGGCCCCCACTGCTGGTGCTGGTGTGCGACCAGGACCGCTCGGTGCTCGCCGAGCCGGCCGTGCGCGCGGCCGGGCGGGCGCCCAGAGGTGAGCTGGTCCGGCTGCCCGGCGGCCACTACGCCCCCTTCATGGAGCAGCACGAGCAGGCCGTCGAGGCCGAGCTGTCGTTCCTGCGCCGCCATTTGCTCGCCCCGGCGGACGACCGCGCCGAGACGCCCCGGGCCGCACGGTCATGAAGGAGATCGAGCTCTCCGCCGGGACCCTGGAGTACGAGGACACCGGTGGCGAGGGCCCCGTGCTCGTCCTGCTGCACGGGCTGATGATGGACGGCTCGCTGTGGGACGAGGTGGTCGCCGCTCTGTCCCCCGGCCACCGCTGCCTCGTCCCGACCTTGCCGCTGGGCGCGCACCGCAGACCGATGCGGGCCGACGCCGATCTCTCCCTGTCCGCTGCGGCCCGGCTGGTGGGCGAATTCCTCGACCGCCTCGACCTGAGTGACGTCACGCTCGTGGGCAACGACACCGGCGGCGCACTGGTCCAGCTGGTCGCGGCCGACGGGGCAGCACGGGTGGGCCGGATCGTGCTCGCTTCCTGCGAGGCGTTCGACAACTACCCGGCGCGGGTGACGGGTACGACCCTCGCGCTCGCGGGCCGGCTCCCGCCCGCGCTGTTCGGCCTGTTCATGCAGCAGATGCGGCTGCGCCCGGCGCGCCGCCTCCCGGTCGCGTTCGGCCTGCTGACCGCGCGCGGCGACGCGGCCACCCGCCGCTGGATGGACCCCGTCCTCACCGACCCCGGCATCCGCCGCGACACCGTACGGACCCTGCGCGCGGCCCGGTCCGACGCGGACAGACTGGCGGCAGCGGCCGGGTCCCTGCGGGACTTCGACCGCCCCGCACTCGTCGTCTGGGCGGCCGGTGACCGGGTGATGCCGCCCGAGCACGGCCGACGCCTCGCCGCGCTGCTCCCGCAGGGACGGCTGACCGAGATCTCCGCCAGTCGCACGCTGATCCCGCTGGACCGGCCCGAGGAGCTGGCCCGGGCCGTCCGGGAGTTCGTACCGGCCCGCCGCTGAGGGGCGGTCAGCCCGCCGACTCACCCGCGTGCGGGCTCAGGACGCCGGCCGCCACGAGGGCGAACAGGGCGATGCCGAGCAGCACCCGGTAGATGACGAACGGCATGAAGCTCTTCGTCGTGATGAACTTCATGAACCAGGCGATGACCGCGTACCCCACGCCGAACGCGATGAAGGTCGCGAAGATCGTGGGCGGCCAGGAGACATGGCCTTCGCCCGCATCCTTCAGCTCGAAGACGCCCGAGGCGAGGACGGCGGGGACGGCGAGGAGGAAGGAGTAACGCGCCGCGGCCTCGCGGGTGTAGCCCATGAGCAGACCACCGCTGATGGTGGCGCCGGAGCGCGAGACGCCGGGGATCAGGGCCATCGCCTGGCAGAACCCGAAGATCAGGCCGTCCTTGACGCCCAGTTCCTTGAGGGACTTGCGCTCCTTGATGGCCCGGTGCTTGCCGCCGGTCTCGTCACGGGCGGCCAGCCGGTCCGCGATCCCGAGGACGATGCCCATCACGATCAGGGTGGTGGCGATCAGCCGCAGGTCGCGGAACGGGCCCTCGATCTGGTCCTTGAACGTCACGCCGAGCACGCCGATCGGGATGGAGCCGACGATGACCAGCCACCCCATCTGGGCGTCGTGGTCGCTCCGCATCGAACGGTTCGTCAGCGACCTGAACCACGCCGAGACGATCCGGACGATGTCCTTGCGGAAGTAGATGAGGACTGCGGCCTCCGTGCCGATCTGGGTGATCGCGGTGAACGCCGCGCCCGGATCGTGCCAGCCGGCGAATGCCGCGGTGAGCCGCAGATGCGCGCTGGAGGAGATCGGCAGGAACTCGGTCAGTCCTTGAACGAGGCCGAGGACGAACGATTCGAACCAGCTCATGGGGCTTGGGCCATCCCGGAGTGATCATGCATCGGCCGACGGCATCGGCCGTCGGCGGCGTGCGGATTGCGGTCGTGCGAGGACAGGGCCCCGTCGGGCCCGGAGATCGTCTGTCGGTCGCGGGCAGCGTATCGCCCCCGGATGAACACGGTGACGACAACCCCCGCGCCCCGGGCGCTAGGCGCCGAGCCGGTGGCGCCTGCGCCAGGCGACCACGGCCGCCCCGGCACCCGTCAGCACGATGAAGCCCATCGCTGCGAGGAACGCCGGCGAGGTCGGCGACGAGGCCTCGCTGCCCGCCACGACGTACGCGGCCGTGTTCGGGATCGAACCCAGACCGGTCG
It encodes the following:
- the lnt gene encoding apolipoprotein N-acyltransferase, whose protein sequence is MRTGAELRERGGRILGSPLGRGVAALTAGALPALAFPAPSLWWFAYVALVPLMLLIRSAGTGRRAALDAWLGGTGYMLAVHHWLMPSLHVFIVVLAALLGLLWAPWGLLVARLLRGQVSGAAAAAAMVVVPCGWLMIELVRSWEGLGGPWGLLGASQWQVTPALRLASVGGVWLVSLMVVAVNTALTLLLVASAARTAATVSLVVGALALGSVWVWAPQPERSGTARIAVVQPGVVEGPGSVQRRLARSEELTRSLAGRDLDLVVWGESSLGVDPVRRPDVAARIAALSRLVGADVLVNADARQTDGSGRTGIFKRAVLVGPQGLTGDRYDKMRLVPFGEYIPARSALGWATSMGKAAGEDRLRGTRQVTMRLPGADGLRVGPLVCFESAFPDMSRQLTRDGAQLLIAQSSTASFQHGWAPGQHASLGALRAAENGRPMVHATLTGVSAVYGPHGESAGPRIGTDTSGAAVFDVPLARGTTLYVRLGDWPLYGALGVLAAFCAAEAVRSLRRRAAQPAGAVAAVVPAGEAEAVGEALRRSGQVR
- a CDS encoding nuclear transport factor 2 family protein; its protein translation is MTQRVDLSTVMDRLAIDAVITGYAVAVDDGAWEDYLALFTPEGRADYRTAGGVEGPAAEVADWLERTLRLFPVRQHLIVNRRLDLQDLGGYPGDRAQVRADYLNPMRLERRPQDGAGADGSTAPDFVAGGRYAFELLRTDAGWRVQQVTVQEKWRSLTGGLATG
- a CDS encoding universal stress protein → MSTTELPVVAAVDGSSHSGDALEWAAREAVRRALPLMITHVRLLTRRTGQEAQQREAQELLARSVRRVDEIAPGLRPTTLAPLDFPSAALVSLSRDASLVVVGSRGLGGFRSLMLGSNSLATASMAKCPVVVVHGGQRDEDPEEAAADAFLDVVAGVAADESSEGVLEFAFETAAARPGARLRIVHGWTMFSSMLSGGPVFDREAAAGAAERSLAELTAGWRARYPQVEVMKEPVNGSAARTLVTASATAALTVIGRRKGGESLGLGLSPVAQTTLTHALGPVAVVPC
- a CDS encoding TetR/AcrR family transcriptional regulator, encoding MDNSADENAAARIGYRRSAGSPRGEARRRELLERVTEDLAANGLVDFSLRRAARAAGATHKVLLYHFEGADDLLVQAVVRLRERRIRAALAAATEGPVRRSLGDWVRAIWPVLVGEEARVLDQAIGLAMYDSDRYAALGREASQQYLPTLLSVCPAHWSDRRKLEVAEMVLATLRGFLVDARTSGDTEGVAAGFDALVRALEREEAADA
- a CDS encoding alpha/beta hydrolase; the encoded protein is MDTSVKREKVRFTVGGTHCAAWHYPGTNGGCVIMAAGGGVTKEPGTDPFAARFHAAGFTVLAFDYRCLGESGGGPRQTVRIKDQLEDWQAAIAFAASLPETDPARIAVWGFSLSGGHVLRVAARNPRLAAAVAQTANTDGPTASRSASRFQKPVATLRLTGRILLDALGGLLGRRPLLVPLAGEPGTVAMLTTPDGVQGDRALNPGNRYPEWQQEIAARSIPGIALYRPGRDTPRVRPPLLVLVCDQDRSVLAEPAVRAAGRAPRGELVRLPGGHYAPFMEQHEQAVEAELSFLRRHLLAPADDRAETPRAARS
- a CDS encoding alpha/beta hydrolase; protein product: MKEIELSAGTLEYEDTGGEGPVLVLLHGLMMDGSLWDEVVAALSPGHRCLVPTLPLGAHRRPMRADADLSLSAAARLVGEFLDRLDLSDVTLVGNDTGGALVQLVAADGAARVGRIVLASCEAFDNYPARVTGTTLALAGRLPPALFGLFMQQMRLRPARRLPVAFGLLTARGDAATRRWMDPVLTDPGIRRDTVRTLRAARSDADRLAAAAGSLRDFDRPALVVWAAGDRVMPPEHGRRLAALLPQGRLTEISASRTLIPLDRPEELARAVREFVPARR
- a CDS encoding undecaprenyl-diphosphate phosphatase, with amino-acid sequence MSWFESFVLGLVQGLTEFLPISSSAHLRLTAAFAGWHDPGAAFTAITQIGTEAAVLIYFRKDIVRIVSAWFRSLTNRSMRSDHDAQMGWLVIVGSIPIGVLGVTFKDQIEGPFRDLRLIATTLIVMGIVLGIADRLAARDETGGKHRAIKERKSLKELGVKDGLIFGFCQAMALIPGVSRSGATISGGLLMGYTREAAARYSFLLAVPAVLASGVFELKDAGEGHVSWPPTIFATFIAFGVGYAVIAWFMKFITTKSFMPFVIYRVLLGIALFALVAAGVLSPHAGESAG